A stretch of DNA from Acinetobacter sp. C26M:
GCCACTAAAACCAGTTCAGGGTTGTACATCTTAATCGCATCAATCACTGCGGCTGCCTGAGCTTGGTCATGAGCAATGGTGTTATACAGTGCGCCATGTGGTTTTACATATTGCACTTTTGAGCCTGCCACTTTTGCCAAACCATCCAGTGCAGAAATTTGATACAGCACATCAGCAATCAGTTCGTCACGTGATAGATCCATGTTACGGCGGCCAAAACCAACCAGATCTGGATAAGACACATGCGCCCCAATCGTGACGCCTAATTCAACAGCTTTACGAACTGTTTTTAAAATACCAAGTGGATCACCTGCATGAAAGCCACATGCGATATTGGCACTGGTCACCACAGGTAAAATCTGGTCATCATTGCCCATTTTCCATGAGCCAAAGCTTTCGCCCAAATCACTGTTTAAATCTACAAACATGGCATCATTCCTTTTTCGCTGTACGATTATCTGGCTTAAAGTTTGGTCAAATAGTTAAACACGGTCGTAAATGACATATAGCCCATCCACCACGTCAATACACAGGTGACTGCACCTAGAACAATTAACCATTTTGGATAATTATAATTGCCCATCAAGTCTCTACGGCAAGCCGCAACATAGACAAAAATGGTAAGGCCAATCGGCAACACTAAACCGTTAAAACCACCGACAAAAATGAGTAGACCTGCTGGCGTTGCACCCAATACCACATAGAGTAATAAGGCTAAGGCAATAAAAGTGATGGTGGTATAGTTGCTTTGTTTTGGGGTTAAATTCTTTTTAAATGCACTAAAGAATGAAACCGAGGTATAGGCTGCACCAATGGTGCTACTAATACCCGCTGCCCAAAAGATCAGGCCAAATAATTTATAACCAAATGTGCCCGCGGCATACTGGAATGCTTGTGCCGCTGGATTGGCATTATGACTAGCAAGATCGATGCTTGCACCACTCACCACCACACCCAAGAATGCTAAAAATAAGACATAGCGCATGATCCCAACCACAACAATACCTTTGGTGGCTGCTTTTGCAACTTCATCAATATTTTCAGGACCAACCGCACCTTTATCGAGTAAGCGGTGTGCGCCTGCATAGCAGATATAGCCCCCCACCGTGCCACCAACAATGGTGGTAATAATGGCAAAGTCGATCTGATCTGGCGCAAAGGTTTGCTGTACCGCCTGCCCAACAGGAGGCATCACAATCACAGCCACAATGATGATCAGGATAATTTTCAGCAATCCCAATACGATCATGCTTTTATCCATCGCAAGCGTGGCTTTTCTTGAAGCGAAAATCAAAATCGCCAATGTACCACTGAGGATACCGCCCCATTTGGTATCCAGACCAAATAGCGCATTCAGCCCCAATGCAGCACCTGCAATATTTCCGATGCTAAAGAAGAAACCACCTAAAATCACCAGAAATGCAAGTAAATAACCACTGCCTGGTAAAGCCTTATTGGCAATATCGGATGCACGCATTTGCGTGAGCGTCACTACACGCCAAATATTCTGCTGCACCACATAATCAATCAAAATTGACACTAAAATGGCAAAACCAAATGCAGCACCTAGTTTTACTGTAAATACAGCAGTTTGGGTTAGAAACCCGGGTCCCATGGCAGAGGTTGCCATCATAAAGATCGAGGCGACAATGGCCCATTGGCGATCTGATAGCAAAGAAGATTTCAGTAAAGACATATTGATGCGTTCCTCATCCATTTGAGCTCAATAACGCTATTTTTGACTTGATCCAAGAGCATCATTTTATTGACAAACGATCTTCTTTAATCCTTTTTAAATCACAAAGATTCCCTGTTCTCCCACTCAGCGATGGGTAATCAAATCTTCTCGTTCAAATAAAAACATATGCAAGCCAACTGAACAATACGACTTTTTAGATATAAAATTAAAACCAATGCATTGAATTTAATTACTTTTTATTTATGATTAGTTCGAATATAAATTTTACTTATCACTCCTGATAAGCTGCTTTTATAATTTTTTAACTCAGCAGCTGTTGGACTCCACATACACGGCTCTTACAGAAGCTTGCTTTAACCAGCTCAAATTTTTATTTTCTCATTCAAGCTTTTCATCGCGCTTTCAGAAACCATCACAGCGACATCGGTTAAT
This window harbors:
- a CDS encoding 5-oxoprolinase subunit PxpA, encoding MFVDLNSDLGESFGSWKMGNDDQILPVVTSANIACGFHAGDPLGILKTVRKAVELGVTIGAHVSYPDLVGFGRRNMDLSRDELIADVLYQISALDGLAKVAGSKVQYVKPHGALYNTIAHDQAQAAAVIDAIKMYNPELVLVALAESSLVVQARAAGLNVVSEAFADRAYNRDGSLVSRRLDGAVLHDSAFVASRVVSMLKHGGVESIDGVFTPIQADTICLHGDTDGALEMSAAIKAELVKNKIEIRPFVNKA
- a CDS encoding NRAMP family divalent metal transporter, which codes for MDEERINMSLLKSSLLSDRQWAIVASIFMMATSAMGPGFLTQTAVFTVKLGAAFGFAILVSILIDYVVQQNIWRVVTLTQMRASDIANKALPGSGYLLAFLVILGGFFFSIGNIAGAALGLNALFGLDTKWGGILSGTLAILIFASRKATLAMDKSMIVLGLLKIILIIIVAVIVMPPVGQAVQQTFAPDQIDFAIITTIVGGTVGGYICYAGAHRLLDKGAVGPENIDEVAKAATKGIVVVGIMRYVLFLAFLGVVVSGASIDLASHNANPAAQAFQYAAGTFGYKLFGLIFWAAGISSTIGAAYTSVSFFSAFKKNLTPKQSNYTTITFIALALLLYVVLGATPAGLLIFVGGFNGLVLPIGLTIFVYVAACRRDLMGNYNYPKWLIVLGAVTCVLTWWMGYMSFTTVFNYLTKL